The DNA window AAAACCATGATGGGTCCTGAAAGGTTAGCCCAAGCCTTCCAATCAGCGAGTAAATTGTTGGTTTCCGCCTGGCCTTTTCAGTCCATTAAAGAGCACCACTCGACTGTAAGGTTTGGCAAGTGCGAAATGCTTTTAGCAGTGTCCTTCGTTTCAAGGATGGCCTCCAAGCGATGCTCCCGGGCGACATCAATTTAGCTTTGGATCTGTCTATTGCACGACTATTCAACGATACGGGATGGTAAGACAGATTTGTATACACATTATTTGACGATGATCTAATTCAGATTAGGTACATGTTTGAACGTGGTCTGCAAGAGCAGACGAAACCGTTTTGCGAGCTAGCTCTCGAAATtgcaaaaagtataaagaacaAGGACAGCGCAGAAGCGGCCGAGTGCATTCGAGAAATCCACTCAGTATTAGGAATCGCTCTTTGTCGAGACGAATGAGCACCGTTTGAGTATGCAACACAAAGACAGATGGCTGAAAATGTTACTTGAGAGAAGATCCGAGTCAGGAAGCGCCATCGAAGACTACGAACTAGGGTATGCCTACAATGAGATCGGTGTGGCTCATGGGAATAAGGGCGACATTGAGAAAGCAATTGATGCTTTCATTCGATCAATCCAGATCTTCCAAGGGTTGGAAGACTACGAAGATATCATGCTCGGGTGGCCCGAGCCAAACTTGGGATTCCTTGGATAAAGCTGAGACGGCTCTTGTGGAGATTCTTGATATCCATGCCGCCAAATGGGGAGTGGATGACACTCATTCCTTCAAGTAAGAGTCCCCGATATATCGAAATGCATAATGCTGACTCCCTCAGAACAGGGAAAATTCTGTATGGCTTGGGCAACGTACTAGAGTCGAAAGGCCAGTTCAGCGAGAGTCTCGAGTTTCACGTACGTTGTCTCCAGCAATACAAAGCTGTCCTTGGTATGAAGCACCACAGAGTTGGGGATGTATGCCATAGACTCGCTGGGCACTATATGAGACTGGAACTATATGAGGAAGCCCGGTAACTATTTTCCGACGACACTGTTAGCGGTTATTAATGATATTTACAGGGGATATATCGACACTGCTTTGGAAATATTCCAATCACGTTCGTACTTGATCAACGAATACGCCCGAACGGCCGTTGCTTGAATTACTGGGTAATCATGACGAGGCAAGGGAAGTGATGGAAAAGGCGTATAAAGCACGAAGGATTGCAAAGCCGGGGGACCCTCGGTCGATGGATAAACTAGTTGAGCGCGATTACGACGAGTTGGTTGCATTTTGGTCTCGATAAATAGCTCCACTATCTTTGTACCTGTCTTTTGACAATGAAATGACTGAATGCCATACCCACTGTTGGCAGCTGAATCAAGGATGTCGTGAGTGGCTGAGACATGGTTGAGTCACAAGCATTCATGTGTAACGCTTCTTGGTGGGTGTGGATAGCCATTGTATCGACTAGATAATGTCGAGAGTGAAGTAGTCCTACATGGAGGGGTTTTCTTAACAGATTGGTCGCCTTGACTGTACAAACCAAGTAATCCATGTCAGCAATCTTCTGCTAGGCTGGGCAGCAGCCGGGTCAGCTCAAAACCGACACTAATGGCTTTGCGGAGGGGCGATATAAGAGAAAGTTATGGCAGTATATATTGCGGTTAAATACCCAGCAGCCCATCTCTTCCCTTCTAATTGGGATATGTTTTTATCCAGAATTTCCACATCCAAACATCCAACATGAGCCTTGCCATTCCAACCCCACAGGCTATCAACACTCGTCACAAAGCACCGAAcaacaaggaggagacaGTTAAAATTAAACGTCTACGTAAGTTCCAGCAAATAATCCTGAACGTCGCCAATTTCTCACCAGATGCAAACAAGTTCCTGGCGAGTACGCAAAAGCTGTAGCTGGGTATTCAACTCTGGGTACCGGTGCTGGTCAGAATCATGTCAATCTTGGCCGGTTCCTGACTAATACCCCGGATTCGCCAAGAATACACTCCCCAGTCAAGACAAGGCGACGATGGATTTGTTACACTGTACGATTTGGGGAACGTCCCGGTCATGCAACCATCATCGCCGCCGCATCATCCTAGTTCTTCTGACGGAGAAGGCGATGAAACATCAGACGAAAAACGCCATCAAGCTCTAGTGCCCGAGAAGTTTCAAGATGCAGACAGCTTCTATCGTTTCAACTTGGAGAAGCCTCCGCAGAGCTGCATCATATTCTTACGGGGCTTTATGACAGCGCAATGGATCAACAACATTGGAGCCCGTTATTTTGTTGATCCGGAATTCTTCTGTCGTCATCTGGACTTTAGCCCTGTTAACGATACTGCAAGCAACTTTTCAATTCCCGCACTCCCATCCTCGTCAGGTCACCTAATAGAACTACCGTCTCAAAACTAGGGGCCTCGGGTTTGAAGCTTGGGGACTCGATGATCCGAGAATATCATGTCTTTGACGAGAACCACTTCGCCATCGAGCAAAGGGTTTCAATCTGTATGCAACAGCCAAAGAAGGAGAATGACGCTAACCAGACCTTTACATGTATGTTTCTCATCGGACCATCTCTCTACACGGCTGCAGTATTCCCACATTTGCTAATCGTCTTCCAAGTGCTTGCATGGCTAGATGCTGGAACTGAATTTCCTCCCCAAACCTTCAATCCATGGGCTACATACAGCCAAGGGCCCCAATATCTCCCAGTTATCCGTCACAAACCCATGGTAGCCTTGAAATGCCACCTCTTTACCAACGATGGGCCTGATTCCAATATTCGCCAGGTCCAATCGCTAGCAAGTTTGCCTTTTGGTTATGGCCGCTGGCTGCGACCAAGCTTAATGGCCAAAGATCCGTTCTACACAATCATCGAAATCTTGGACTTCGCGGCGAGTTCACAGATACAATTTCTCAATCTCATCGATGCTAAGCTGTGTGCCTATACATCTGGCCCTACCTCGAAGGAGTATGAGAGTCTAGGACATTTGAAGTACATCAAATCTATACTCAATAGTCATCTCCAGAAGACAAAGAGGGTACTAGACAGTATCAAGAATTCTCAGCTTTCAGCATGGCCAAGGGATAGCTCCAATACCCATCAGAGGACTGCTAATGCAGCGCATAATGTTGAGCAAGACTTCCAACACATACTCGACCGTACAGTCAGCCTCCATACTCGCGTCAGCGAAGCAATCTCAGTCTTGATGTCAAGCATGTCAATATCAGAGTCTCAGAGAGCCATTATACAAGCTCAGCGCGTTGGAAAACTCACTTTTCTCGCATTCATTTTTGTTCCATTATCCTTCACCACCAGCCTTTTTGGGATGAATGTGACGCAAATAGAAAATGGAAAGCTCGGAATCTGGGTGTGGTTTGTAGTGTCTGTACCGATAGTGGCTGTTGTGTTTGCTTTGTACTTTGTTGATGTATCAAAGTATTGGGATGAACTACGAGTGGCTATTAATTTGTAATTTTCTGTTTTCTTTCCTATTAGACAGTTGGCTTTTTTTGAAACGAGGGTAACAGGGAATAATAGTCTTTGAAGTGGTGGTATATATGAGACCTTGGCAGTCTATTACCCTACAATTAGACTtgataattaattagttaCTATAGtttctaatttaatactattgGGTGCAATATATATACTGTAATTAAGACTGAGATATTACCATTTCACATTCCAATAGGTTATGAGCCCGGATAGCACAGTGGTTAACATGAATACACGACCTACCAAGGTCACACTTTCAATTCCCATCAGGAAAACCCAAAAACGGGACAACCTACCCGGGTACACAAAATCCACTCACAGTGGAGCCACACATTCACGCACACCGGAAATAGCCCCTAGTTCAGTAAACGACTTTGTCTCAATAGGCTCTAGGATGGTATTCATTTTTGCATTTTTACATTTAAATGTTGAAAAGTAATAGACATCTAATTTCCAATCTTGTTGCACAGGATATTTGGTAGCATACTTGATCTTGATTTCTTACTGATGGTCCAGAAATGGTACTTGAATTATCTATTGACTTGTTGAGTATGACGTTCTCTTGTTTGTGTATAACTTGTTCGCACATGAATGTCGTGCTTCGATCTCTCTTACGCCGTGTCGGAGCTACCGCATCGTATATCTGTCTTGCCAGGACCTGCCGTCACACGATTCGTCAACTCAACCTCGTCATCGTGATCCCCGAGCCTCAACCTCTCACCACCACCGAAATACTTTGACCCGCCATATGTAAAAAGGGGCACATTGGAATTTGATTCGCCATCCTTCCACACTTTACCACCAGTTACTGTCTCAGTTCCGCTTCTAGTTCCCTCAGCGCCAAAGACTGAAGACAGCTTTTGACGGAGGATGTGGCGCAAAGGTGCCAGGTGCGGGAGACATGCTGATACAATGGCGATGCAGGGCTCGAGGTCTGACCAGATGAAGATGGGACCCATGGCGCGTGTGACGTTTGTTGTTTTTGTGAGTTCTGTTAGGAAGTGGATTCGTACTGCACTTGCTGCACAAACACTGTTGAGGTTGGTTAGCATAACAAAATCTTGTAGCATGGCGTAATGGTTGAAACGTACAAGCCACCGAGCAACATGATACCAGTGATTCCAAGTCTTTTCCTCAAGGACATCTGTAGCTGGAAGATTTGAGGAATTGGTATAAGCAAGATATAGAAGTCGTTGACCATGTTGACTATCCCAAGAGCAAGGAAGAACGTGTTGATGTCGATGCAGCTTCCTTGCGTCCCCGCAAATTGTGTCCAGAAGTGTTCAAAAGGCCTGCACGCGTTTCCCATCGTCACCCAGATCACCACAGGATAGGAGAAGGAAAGGAAGTAACCAAAGATCATCGTGACTCGGAAGAATAGTTCGGTAGAGGGAAAGATACGGCGATA is part of the Fusarium poae strain DAOMC 252244 chromosome 4, whole genome shotgun sequence genome and encodes:
- a CDS encoding hypothetical protein (TransMembrane:3 (o46-65i278-297o309-329i)); this encodes MIREYHVFDENHFAIEQRVSICMQQPKKENDANQTFTCMFLIGPSLYTAAVFPHLLIVFQVLAWLDAGTEFPPQTFNPWATYSQGPQYLPVIRHKPMVALKCHLFTNDGPDSNIRQVQSLASLPFGYGRWLRPSLMAKDPFYTIIEILDFAASSQIQFLNLIDAKLCAYTSGPTSKEYESLGHLKYIKSILNSHLQKTKRVLDSIKNSQLSAWPRDSSNTHQRTANAAHNVEQDFQHILDRTVSLHTRVSEAISVLMSSMSISESQRAIIQAQRVGKLTFLAFIFVPLSFTTSLFGMNVTQIENGKLGIWVWFVVSVPIVAVVFALYFVDVSKYWDELRVAINL
- a CDS encoding hypothetical protein (TransMembrane:7 (o32-49i61-79o99-120i129-153o180-201i213-233o253-274i)), which gives rise to MDLPIDPRIVAFAGPPPLNIDLDANTVTSDRAAIIVVLILALVAILLRFTARAVQRTRVHLDDWIIVLGLILVGGFYGAGKHIWAVEMGDLQQIYKILFAYTFLYSASCAVIKISILLFYRRIFPSTELFFRVTMIFGYFLSFSYPVVIWVTMGNACRPFEHFWTQFAGTQGSCIDINTFFLALGIVNMVNDFYILLIPIPQIFQLQMSLRKRLGITGIMLLGGFVCAASAVRIHFLTELTKTTNVTRAMGPIFIWSDLEPCIAIVSACLPHLAPLRHILRQKLSSVFGAEGTRSGTETVTGGKVWKDGESNSNVPLFTYGGSKYFGGGERLRLGDHDDEVELTNRVTAGPGKTDIRCGSSDTA